The following proteins are encoded in a genomic region of Microaerobacter geothermalis:
- a CDS encoding LysM peptidoglycan-binding domain-containing protein, producing MSHTDDRQVEFGFHVHPFGFGPFGFFIPFLFLPFLFGESHHVKKYVVKEGDTLYKIAKRFNIPLQALITANPHIEDPDEIMPGQTINIPRMPMMPMMSMMPPIQPMPMMPQMPMMHPMPNHPHGLHSMQSYHWMTDESSEWGETSSS from the coding sequence ATGTCCCATACAGATGACAGACAAGTCGAATTTGGTTTCCATGTTCATCCCTTTGGTTTCGGTCCCTTTGGTTTCTTTATTCCATTTCTATTCCTTCCATTCTTATTTGGAGAATCGCATCACGTCAAAAAATATGTGGTAAAAGAAGGTGATACTCTCTATAAAATTGCCAAACGCTTTAATATTCCTTTACAAGCTCTAATTACAGCCAATCCACATATTGAGGACCCTGATGAAATTATGCCAGGTCAGACCATCAACATCCCCCGTATGCCAATGATGCCGATGATGTCCATGATGCCCCCCATACAGCCAATGCCGATGATGCCACAGATGCCGATGATGCATCCCATGCCTAATCATCCACATGGTTTGCATTCCATGCAGTCGTATCATTGGATGACTGATGAGTCAAGCGAGTGGGGAGAAACCTCATCATCTTGA
- a CDS encoding KamA family radical SAM protein yields the protein MRYITDIRKLERLTNVEKEKLAKITDKFVFRINDYYLSLIDWEDPDDPIRKLIIPNESELEEYGKWDASDEHTNYVAKGCQHKYSTTALLLVSEVCGAYCRFCFRKRLFRNDVKEISMDVKEGVEYIANHPEINNVLLTGGDSLILATKKIESILHALRQIPHVKIIRMGSKLPAFNPMRIYEDEELLNVLSKYSRPDARIHVMAHFNHPREITEHSYKAIAALQKAGVIVVNQTPVLKGVNGKPEVLAELLNKLSWAGVTPYYFFQNRPVAGNASFVLTFAEAYDIIEKAKAMTSGLGKRVKYVMSHSSGKIEILAVQDGKIYLKYHQARNPEDYGKFMIYDLPEGAAWFDDLPDAMDQLDGEHDEKLVMVR from the coding sequence ATGCGTTATATCACCGATATCCGTAAGTTGGAGCGGTTGACAAACGTCGAAAAGGAGAAATTAGCCAAAATTACCGATAAGTTCGTGTTTCGTATCAATGATTATTATCTATCCCTGATTGATTGGGAAGATCCCGATGATCCCATTCGGAAGTTAATTATTCCCAATGAATCAGAGCTAGAGGAGTACGGTAAGTGGGATGCGTCCGATGAACACACCAATTATGTAGCGAAAGGCTGCCAACACAAGTACAGCACCACCGCTCTTTTGTTGGTATCAGAAGTATGCGGAGCATACTGCCGATTTTGTTTCAGAAAACGATTGTTTCGTAATGATGTGAAAGAAATTTCTATGGATGTAAAAGAAGGTGTCGAATATATCGCCAACCATCCTGAAATCAATAATGTACTGTTGACTGGCGGGGATTCGCTTATTTTGGCAACTAAAAAGATAGAATCCATTCTTCACGCCCTAAGGCAAATTCCCCATGTAAAAATTATTCGTATGGGTTCAAAGCTACCGGCTTTCAATCCCATGAGGATATATGAAGATGAAGAGCTGCTCAACGTGCTATCCAAGTATTCCAGGCCGGATGCCAGAATCCATGTGATGGCTCACTTTAATCATCCCAGGGAAATCACGGAACATTCCTATAAGGCCATTGCTGCATTACAGAAGGCAGGCGTTATCGTCGTAAACCAAACCCCGGTATTAAAGGGAGTCAACGGGAAACCGGAGGTGTTGGCGGAATTATTAAATAAATTGTCATGGGCAGGAGTAACCCCTTATTACTTCTTTCAAAACCGTCCTGTCGCAGGAAATGCAAGCTTCGTACTGACCTTTGCTGAAGCTTACGATATTATAGAAAAAGCGAAGGCCATGACTTCTGGTCTGGGCAAGCGTGTAAAATATGTTATGAGCCATAGTTCAGGAAAAATTGAGATCCTAGCGGTCCAGGATGGAAAAATATATTTAAAGTATCATCAGGCTAGAAATCCGGAGGACTACGGAAAGTTTATGATTTATGATCTTCCCGAAGGAGCGGCATGGTTTGATGATTTGCCGGATGCCATGGACCAATTGGATGGAGAACATGATGAAAAGTTAGTTATGGTAAGGTAG
- a CDS encoding DUF2680 domain-containing protein, which produces MKKMISLMIILTLLSVPTLVFADNHQKKITPDQQQELNELRRQIFELKKQMIEKHVEFGIIDRKEADNWLKKIEKSHKRFKDVGYIPCKERMKNKGHPEHDIMTTP; this is translated from the coding sequence ATGAAAAAAATGATTTCTTTGATGATCATTCTGACATTACTCAGTGTTCCAACGTTGGTTTTTGCTGATAATCATCAAAAAAAAATAACTCCCGATCAACAACAGGAGTTAAACGAGCTCCGCAGGCAAATATTTGAGTTAAAAAAGCAAATGATAGAGAAGCACGTCGAATTTGGTATTATTGACAGGAAAGAAGCGGACAATTGGCTAAAAAAGATAGAAAAATCTCATAAACGTTTTAAAGATGTTGGATATATCCCCTGTAAAGAGAGAATGAAAAATAAAGGTCATCCAGAACACGATATAATGACGACACCTTAA
- a CDS encoding cytochrome b N-terminal domain-containing protein, with amino-acid sequence MAQPKVQPVQHSTDHHVSNKKEPLGKRIYNTLNERFGLDSLAYEVPAHANTLPYTLGGITAVSTIIAVVSGILLANWYTPTPELANFSIRNITENVYLGYVIRGVHSWSAQIALVALVLHLLRVFVYGSYKRPREGNWFIGVFLFLTMIGLFFTGTIAKWDQEGNEALEHAQAIAGKFGLAGYFSTENVDVITRFFIAHVSILPLILFVLLFIHILLIKKLKISPLPWKQHEGEAAYKNTGHNFAAHFKSLLGYGYIVLGVSILLAIFFSPKVGPEPLAGIEVTKPLWPFLWIYTVEEWWGIPGATWVSLLLVLGMFAVPFIDRGKDMSLKKRAWFIIIVLLLAVALLLMTIYAYNSSPVVHLDM; translated from the coding sequence ATGGCTCAGCCAAAAGTTCAACCTGTTCAACATTCAACTGATCATCATGTATCGAATAAAAAAGAACCGTTAGGAAAAAGAATATACAATACCTTAAATGAACGCTTTGGTTTGGATTCCCTGGCCTATGAAGTGCCTGCCCATGCCAATACCCTTCCCTATACATTAGGAGGGATTACTGCGGTCAGCACGATCATAGCCGTGGTATCTGGAATTTTGCTGGCTAACTGGTATACTCCAACCCCTGAATTAGCTAATTTCAGCATCCGGAATATAACGGAAAATGTGTATCTAGGGTATGTTATTCGGGGGGTTCACTCATGGTCTGCACAAATTGCATTAGTTGCCCTTGTTCTTCATCTTTTACGGGTTTTTGTTTATGGATCATATAAGCGTCCGAGGGAAGGAAATTGGTTCATAGGAGTATTTCTATTTTTGACCATGATCGGCTTATTCTTTACCGGTACCATTGCCAAATGGGATCAGGAAGGAAATGAAGCGTTGGAGCATGCCCAGGCGATTGCAGGTAAATTTGGATTAGCAGGATACTTTTCCACAGAAAACGTAGATGTCATTACACGGTTCTTTATTGCTCACGTTAGCATTCTTCCATTAATTCTGTTTGTTTTGCTGTTCATTCACATTTTGTTAATCAAGAAATTAAAAATCTCTCCCCTTCCATGGAAACAGCATGAAGGAGAGGCAGCATACAAAAATACTGGCCATAACTTTGCTGCCCATTTTAAATCATTATTGGGATATGGATATATTGTATTAGGGGTAAGTATTTTATTGGCCATCTTCTTCTCTCCAAAGGTTGGTCCTGAACCTCTGGCTGGCATTGAAGTGACAAAACCGCTATGGCCGTTTCTATGGATTTATACCGTTGAAGAATGGTGGGGAATCCCTGGGGCCACTTGGGTGAGTCTTTTGTTGGTATTGGGAATGTTTGCTGTTCCCTTTATTGACCGTGGCAAGGATATGTCATTAAAGAAGCGAGCCTGGTTTATCATCATTGTTTTGTTGTTGGCAGTGGCACTCCTCTTAATGACCATCTACGCATATAATTCATCGCCCGTCGTACATTTGGATATGTAA
- a CDS encoding NAD(P)/FAD-dependent oxidoreductase, which yields MNRHIFDVIIVGAGPGGSCLAAKLAQGGYDVLLLEKCSLPRYKVCGGGITKRAFNKMPIDISSVIRDEVDTFEVELNGENQRVFRHGNPFVFSVMRDELDYLLVNYAISCGADLKTGAFVKDVVEHEDKVIVTTRDQVYEARYVVGADGVNSLVAKQVGLMAQRRKASALEYEIQVDDLELEKYKGRIVIDYGIIPYGYAWIFPKKNHLSVGIGSYTFAHQEMPKLLMKFMSRRQLSGKFLSAKGSFLSAGGVQQPIMTNRVALIGDAAGLVEAFAGEGIYYAIWSGELLYERLKESLDGNAEAFLRYQLDVDAQILAELKIIERMAHLFYQNTRMAHQVITRFPQLMTFGFEVLEGTVSYKAMYQRLKDQMSISGVMKKVKGYFSQ from the coding sequence GTGAATCGTCATATATTTGATGTGATTATCGTGGGAGCTGGTCCAGGGGGGAGCTGTTTAGCTGCTAAGTTGGCACAAGGAGGCTATGATGTTCTACTTTTGGAGAAATGCTCTCTTCCGCGATATAAAGTGTGCGGCGGCGGTATTACCAAAAGAGCATTCAATAAAATGCCCATTGATATCTCGTCAGTAATTCGGGACGAAGTAGACACCTTTGAAGTGGAGCTGAATGGAGAAAATCAAAGGGTGTTTCGTCACGGGAATCCCTTTGTGTTTTCGGTAATGAGGGATGAGTTGGATTATCTTCTTGTGAATTATGCCATTTCCTGTGGTGCAGATCTGAAGACAGGGGCTTTTGTTAAAGATGTAGTGGAACATGAAGATAAAGTGATTGTTACAACCAGAGATCAAGTTTACGAAGCCCGTTATGTGGTAGGGGCAGACGGAGTAAACAGTTTGGTTGCCAAACAAGTTGGATTAATGGCACAGCGGAGAAAGGCATCGGCTTTGGAATATGAAATCCAGGTGGATGATTTGGAACTGGAGAAGTATAAGGGCCGCATTGTGATTGATTACGGCATAATCCCTTATGGGTATGCCTGGATTTTTCCTAAGAAGAACCATTTATCAGTTGGGATCGGTTCCTATACCTTTGCTCATCAGGAGATGCCGAAACTGTTGATGAAATTTATGTCAAGACGCCAATTAAGCGGCAAGTTTTTAAGTGCAAAGGGATCATTCTTGTCGGCAGGTGGGGTCCAACAACCGATTATGACGAACAGGGTAGCTTTAATTGGCGACGCAGCCGGTTTGGTGGAGGCCTTTGCCGGTGAAGGAATTTATTATGCTATTTGGAGCGGGGAATTGCTATATGAACGATTAAAGGAATCGCTGGATGGCAATGCTGAGGCTTTTCTCCGATATCAGCTGGATGTGGATGCCCAGATTTTAGCAGAACTTAAAATCATTGAGAGAATGGCCCATTTATTTTATCAAAACACTCGAATGGCTCATCAAGTCATTACCCGTTTTCCTCAGCTAATGACCTTTGGGTTTGAAGTATTGGAAGGTACCGTTTCTTATAAAGCGATGTACCAAAGGCTAAAAGATCAGATGAGCATTTCAGGTGTCATGAAGAAGGTCAAAGGGTATTTTTCCCAATAA
- a CDS encoding metallophosphoesterase family protein, which produces MEGFRFVHAADLHLDSPFQGLSSSQPEHIKRVIRQSTFQSFDQLIQLCVDEHVDFLLIAGDVYDGADRSLQAQLYFKKGMERLNQVGIQVFLVHGNHDPEDGKMATLTYPENLHVFPSDKVSGVPFCKGGQEVARIYGISYPRAKVTENLAALFRREEDVPYAIGLLHANVDSSPEHGNYAPCSINDLVAAQMDYWALGHIHHRQILRQDPPIVYPGNIQGRSVKELGSRGCYLVDVSADGKVKLDYKSLDSIRWFVKGISIQGLQTEEELLQQFSRIIEETQMESEGKPAIVRWIIEGKGRLHQSFQDARFVQDLLEEIRLQGDGFNFVWAESIHVKTGQEVNKQEIMKQEHVLGEFLRHLHHLKQNDEELKSKVEEMLHPVLGNRKIQRYVQLEMDEMKEWLEEAEELAIEWLWNGDDE; this is translated from the coding sequence ATGGAAGGGTTTCGGTTTGTTCATGCGGCAGACCTCCACTTGGATAGTCCGTTTCAGGGACTTTCCTCCAGTCAGCCGGAACATATCAAAAGGGTGATCCGTCAATCCACCTTTCAATCCTTTGATCAACTGATTCAATTATGTGTTGATGAACACGTTGATTTTTTATTAATTGCTGGTGATGTGTACGACGGGGCTGACCGAAGTCTTCAGGCCCAGCTATATTTCAAAAAAGGGATGGAACGGTTAAATCAAGTCGGAATCCAAGTATTTCTGGTGCATGGAAATCATGATCCTGAAGATGGAAAAATGGCAACATTAACTTATCCGGAAAATCTTCATGTATTTCCCTCTGATAAGGTATCTGGAGTCCCCTTTTGCAAAGGTGGGCAGGAAGTGGCCAGAATCTATGGGATCAGCTATCCCAGGGCCAAGGTTACAGAGAATTTGGCCGCCCTTTTTAGGCGGGAAGAAGATGTTCCCTATGCCATTGGGTTGCTTCATGCCAATGTGGATAGTTCTCCGGAACACGGAAATTATGCCCCCTGTTCCATAAACGATTTAGTCGCTGCTCAAATGGACTATTGGGCCTTAGGACATATCCATCATCGTCAAATTCTTCGCCAGGATCCCCCCATTGTCTATCCGGGAAATATTCAGGGCAGAAGTGTGAAGGAATTGGGTTCAAGAGGGTGCTATCTTGTTGACGTGAGCGCTGATGGAAAGGTGAAATTAGACTACAAAAGCTTGGATTCAATCCGATGGTTTGTAAAAGGGATTTCTATTCAAGGGCTTCAGACAGAAGAAGAACTGCTTCAACAATTCAGCCGAATCATCGAAGAAACACAAATGGAGTCGGAAGGAAAGCCAGCCATTGTTCGATGGATCATTGAAGGAAAAGGGCGCCTTCATCAATCATTTCAAGATGCCCGTTTTGTTCAGGATTTACTGGAGGAAATTCGCTTGCAGGGAGATGGGTTCAACTTTGTTTGGGCAGAATCCATCCACGTAAAAACAGGGCAAGAAGTAAATAAGCAGGAGATCATGAAACAGGAGCATGTTTTGGGGGAGTTTCTTCGTCACCTTCACCATTTGAAGCAAAACGATGAGGAACTGAAAAGTAAGGTTGAAGAAATGCTGCATCCTGTTTTGGGAAATCGAAAGATTCAAAGATATGTCCAATTGGAGATGGATGAGATGAAAGAATGGCTGGAAGAAGCGGAAGAATTGGCCATTGAATGGTTATGGAATGGTGATGATGAATGA
- a CDS encoding AAA family ATPase — protein sequence MRIKHIHIEGFGKLIDVKFTDLHEGLTLIEGPNEAGKSTIMSFIRAMMFGIPSRRYREERYDPVHGTIHGGSLILEDQYGVEYRIERKGNQLSISDSHGRQGGEEMLKQLLGGVSQGIFKNIFAFGLTELQQLDSLQGDEISGYIYSAGMGTGGISVVQAERKMEDKLGELFKPKGRTPLINQTLGELRDLESELERLSEQASEYDQLTLRLRDLEEELSNKNKELSDCQDRRNWLQRLVQGREIWVLLFEGKERLKAMPEIIQFPENGLIRLQQMEDQIKELDVEISALGDKKREIEEKISSLTFHEGMLERKEEFEFLFSNYSSILEKQSRIHDLSHKTEQLNKEIEEKISLLGPFWTEEKIKGFETSISNKNRVREIQGNLSDVFHSIEEIKREIDRYVEEENRMKEEAEQILEQMGLNRWNKEELKKKEEALQSVRTLKGELENKKLTQTFLLDKKRGIEEQISLFAGKKNAGKSSPWPSMLTFFIGSGLSIYLWLNQFSFGALISFFAFFILSIVLWLGRKSSGSGNSDLQTMREQKMKELQEIEQQIEGLDEEIFHLSQKLKPLSDLLGLRNLEEVTLYQVEEEIREERKKNEKNEQIQDQIKQIEYRRKKLNEILEKEKLKRIEKEEILKGLKQMWREWLEKNALPEDISIETMMDMFPYVERAKDLIREREECKENIQMIQEQTDRFEQKVMDLIADTGIISQENKNLSEIIIELKKAVEENLRCKELKERYQLESSSVLEQLDILQRKRKKANQEMEEILAAGGTDDPEEFRRRDKIYHDRKDLEDKLIQLQSQLVIIAGSKEAFEKMESEWLSTDESALTEQLERVRGLELQLKEDISQLLDKKGQVKKQLADLESSDILSEKRQELEEKKSLLRQQVKEWCVLSLCKNLLKNAREVYERERQPSVVKGASQYFNTMTGGRYQKMISPLDEKKLLVVTGDGRQLEPYQLSRGTAEQLYLSMRFSLAGEFSRKVSLPLILDDIFVNFDPERLHYAIDTLAEVSRNHQILLFTCHPHVSGLIQTKGLIHKYIQLTAEV from the coding sequence ATGAGAATAAAACACATTCATATTGAAGGATTTGGAAAGCTGATCGATGTAAAGTTTACCGACCTCCATGAAGGATTAACCTTGATTGAGGGTCCGAACGAGGCTGGAAAATCAACGATCATGTCCTTTATACGGGCGATGATGTTCGGAATTCCTTCCCGCAGATACAGGGAAGAACGGTATGATCCCGTCCATGGAACCATTCATGGGGGTAGCCTTATCCTTGAGGACCAGTACGGAGTGGAGTATCGGATTGAACGAAAGGGAAATCAGCTTTCCATTTCAGACTCCCACGGACGGCAAGGTGGAGAAGAGATGCTGAAACAGCTTCTTGGGGGGGTATCCCAGGGGATATTTAAAAATATTTTTGCCTTTGGATTGACAGAATTGCAGCAGCTGGATTCTTTGCAGGGGGATGAAATCAGCGGATATATTTATAGTGCCGGTATGGGGACCGGCGGGATTTCCGTCGTGCAGGCAGAAAGGAAAATGGAGGATAAACTAGGAGAATTATTTAAACCCAAGGGAAGAACTCCTCTCATCAACCAAACCCTAGGAGAATTGAGAGACCTGGAGAGTGAACTTGAACGGCTAAGTGAACAAGCGAGTGAATATGATCAATTGACCCTTCGGCTAAGAGATTTGGAGGAGGAATTGAGCAATAAGAATAAAGAACTGTCCGATTGCCAAGATAGACGAAATTGGCTTCAGCGGCTGGTTCAAGGTAGAGAAATTTGGGTTTTACTTTTCGAAGGGAAAGAAAGGCTAAAAGCAATGCCGGAGATTATCCAATTTCCCGAGAATGGCCTCATTCGATTGCAGCAAATGGAGGATCAAATCAAGGAACTGGATGTGGAAATCTCTGCATTGGGAGACAAGAAAAGAGAGATCGAAGAAAAAATATCCTCCCTTACTTTTCACGAAGGGATGCTGGAGAGAAAGGAGGAATTTGAATTTCTTTTTTCCAATTACTCATCCATCTTGGAAAAACAGTCAAGAATACATGATCTTTCCCACAAGACAGAGCAATTAAATAAAGAGATAGAAGAAAAAATTTCTCTGTTGGGCCCCTTTTGGACGGAAGAGAAGATCAAGGGGTTTGAGACTTCCATATCTAACAAGAATAGAGTCAGAGAGATACAGGGAAACCTATCGGATGTTTTCCATTCCATAGAAGAGATAAAAAGAGAGATTGACAGATACGTAGAGGAAGAAAATCGAATGAAGGAAGAGGCGGAGCAGATTCTGGAACAAATGGGGCTGAATCGGTGGAATAAAGAAGAACTGAAGAAGAAGGAAGAGGCGTTGCAATCCGTTAGAACCCTTAAAGGGGAACTGGAGAACAAAAAGTTAACCCAAACCTTTCTGTTGGACAAAAAGAGGGGGATTGAGGAACAGATCTCTTTATTTGCCGGAAAGAAAAATGCAGGGAAATCTTCACCTTGGCCCAGCATGCTAACCTTTTTCATCGGTAGCGGTTTATCGATTTATTTGTGGCTGAATCAATTCAGTTTTGGTGCGTTGATTTCATTTTTCGCCTTTTTCATACTTTCCATTGTTCTATGGTTGGGTAGGAAATCTTCCGGCTCCGGAAATAGCGATCTTCAAACGATGAGAGAACAGAAAATGAAAGAATTACAGGAGATTGAGCAACAAATTGAAGGACTTGATGAAGAGATATTCCATCTTTCCCAGAAGCTAAAACCGTTGTCAGATCTGTTAGGATTAAGAAATTTGGAGGAAGTCACCTTATATCAGGTAGAGGAAGAGATTCGGGAAGAAAGAAAAAAGAATGAGAAGAATGAGCAAATCCAGGATCAAATCAAACAAATTGAGTACCGTCGAAAAAAGTTGAATGAAATCCTGGAAAAGGAAAAATTAAAACGTATTGAAAAGGAAGAAATTCTAAAAGGTCTGAAACAGATGTGGCGGGAATGGTTGGAAAAGAATGCTCTTCCTGAAGATATTTCTATAGAAACTATGATGGATATGTTCCCCTATGTGGAAAGGGCCAAGGACTTGATTAGGGAAAGGGAAGAATGCAAAGAAAACATACAGATGATTCAAGAGCAAACGGATCGATTTGAACAAAAAGTGATGGATCTGATCGCTGACACAGGAATCATATCCCAGGAAAACAAAAACTTATCCGAAATCATCATCGAATTGAAAAAGGCGGTAGAAGAGAATCTTCGATGCAAAGAATTAAAAGAGAGATATCAGCTGGAAAGTTCTTCGGTCCTTGAGCAATTAGACATTCTTCAAAGAAAAAGAAAAAAGGCAAATCAGGAAATGGAGGAAATTCTGGCGGCAGGCGGAACCGATGACCCAGAGGAATTCCGCAGGCGTGATAAGATATATCATGACAGAAAGGATTTGGAGGATAAGTTGATCCAATTACAAAGCCAATTGGTGATCATCGCTGGCAGCAAGGAAGCATTTGAGAAGATGGAATCAGAATGGCTGTCTACAGATGAATCCGCCTTAACGGAGCAATTAGAAAGGGTAAGAGGCCTGGAATTACAATTAAAAGAAGACATTTCCCAGTTATTGGATAAAAAAGGACAAGTGAAGAAACAATTAGCTGACCTGGAGTCCAGTGATATATTGTCTGAGAAACGACAGGAATTAGAGGAGAAAAAATCCCTGTTAAGACAACAAGTGAAAGAATGGTGTGTGCTGTCCTTGTGTAAAAATCTCCTGAAGAATGCCCGGGAGGTGTATGAAAGGGAACGGCAGCCATCAGTGGTAAAAGGGGCATCCCAATACTTCAACACCATGACCGGCGGCCGGTACCAAAAGATGATTTCTCCCCTCGACGAAAAAAAATTGCTGGTGGTAACTGGTGATGGAAGACAACTGGAACCTTATCAGTTAAGTCGGGGAACTGCTGAGCAGCTTTATTTATCGATGCGTTTTTCCTTGGCTGGGGAGTTTTCAAGGAAAGTCTCTCTTCCTTTAATTCTGGATGATATTTTTGTCAACTTCGATCCGGAGAGGTTGCACTATGCCATCGATACCCTTGCAGAAGTTTCCAGAAATCATCAGATTCTCCTGTTTACCTGCCATCCCCATGTATCCGGTTTGATCCAAACGAAAGGGCTGATTCATAAATACATTCAACTCACTGCCGAGGTATAG
- a CDS encoding ABC transporter substrate-binding protein: protein MSKTIQLIKDYFPDVKKVGIIYNAGEQNAVVNATKAKEAISSLGLEPVEVTIANGNEVKQAAETLVSKKIQAFYIPKDNTVVAALESVIQVAEQNKIPLFVGEGDSVKRGGFASYGIEYFDLGYRTGEMAADILLNGKKPTEIPVEFPKNLELVINLKAAKAQGIEVPEELRKNAVKVIE from the coding sequence ATCAGTAAAACCATCCAACTGATCAAAGATTATTTTCCGGATGTGAAAAAAGTTGGAATCATCTATAATGCAGGGGAGCAAAATGCGGTGGTGAATGCCACAAAAGCAAAAGAAGCCATCTCTTCCTTGGGTTTGGAGCCTGTTGAAGTGACCATTGCCAATGGAAATGAAGTGAAACAAGCGGCTGAAACCCTGGTATCCAAGAAGATCCAGGCCTTCTATATTCCAAAGGATAACACCGTCGTCGCTGCATTGGAATCAGTCATTCAAGTGGCTGAACAGAACAAAATTCCTCTTTTTGTAGGTGAGGGAGATTCCGTTAAAAGAGGCGGATTTGCTTCTTATGGAATTGAATACTTTGATTTGGGTTACCGCACCGGGGAAATGGCGGCAGATATCCTGTTGAATGGCAAGAAACCAACGGAAATTCCAGTGGAATTCCCCAAGAATCTGGAATTAGTCATCAATTTGAAGGCAGCTAAGGCCCAGGGAATCGAAGTGCCCGAAGAATTGAGAAAGAATGCGGTAAAAGTAATAGAATAG
- a CDS encoding PucR family transcriptional regulator — MSSDHENKNLIDFSAIESQAEEWLDGAHVADLQELADLISERLGNPVTIEDHNHNLLSYSIHHDVTDPARRETIMNRRVPQAVISSLWEKGYIQRLMEQDDPVRIPPMNQVGLGERVAIGIRKGEEVLGYIYVLEIHRSIGKEEYVLLKKAAKTVAGMLMERRSQRGPREKGRKEFFWEILLENLNSSRSIIKKAQMLNIALPNTFLVAIIQMPNLEMMDKLKRELPYLLLTKGSLVNGGQSPLWVARENEMIVLLGSNPVSVDGLRTQAENWAREILEQWQEQQTRTKPSVALGGVSQNILEIGRSYQQALQVVKLQEMFHGDDHLPFSYDNLGIYRYLPLLMEKNKSEKYANWRLKRLIKYDRENHTDLIRTLEVFLDSAGRVNVAANRLHIHTNTLNYRLKRISEIADIDLDDANQRVALYLDIKMGKVDDSR, encoded by the coding sequence ATGTCTTCTGATCATGAAAATAAGAATCTAATAGATTTTTCAGCAATTGAAAGCCAGGCAGAAGAGTGGCTGGATGGCGCTCATGTTGCAGACCTTCAGGAATTGGCTGACCTGATCAGCGAACGCCTGGGAAATCCAGTAACCATTGAAGATCATAATCATAACCTGCTCTCCTACAGTATTCATCATGATGTGACGGACCCGGCCAGAAGGGAAACAATCATGAACAGAAGAGTGCCTCAAGCTGTGATATCCAGCCTGTGGGAAAAAGGATATATCCAACGCCTGATGGAACAGGATGATCCTGTGCGAATCCCTCCGATGAATCAGGTGGGCCTTGGAGAACGAGTAGCCATTGGAATCCGAAAGGGAGAAGAAGTACTAGGATATATCTATGTGTTGGAAATCCATCGTTCCATTGGAAAGGAAGAGTATGTTCTTCTGAAGAAGGCGGCAAAAACCGTCGCTGGAATGCTCATGGAAAGAAGAAGCCAGCGGGGACCGAGGGAAAAGGGAAGAAAGGAATTCTTTTGGGAAATTCTCCTTGAAAATCTAAATTCCTCCCGAAGTATTATTAAAAAAGCCCAAATGTTAAATATTGCCTTGCCCAATACCTTTCTGGTTGCTATTATCCAGATGCCCAATTTGGAAATGATGGATAAGTTGAAACGAGAGTTACCTTATCTTCTCCTGACAAAGGGCTCCTTGGTGAATGGCGGGCAATCCCCCCTATGGGTTGCAAGGGAAAATGAGATGATTGTTCTGTTGGGCTCTAACCCTGTATCTGTGGATGGACTGCGAACTCAGGCTGAAAATTGGGCACGGGAGATCCTGGAACAATGGCAGGAACAGCAAACTAGGACAAAGCCATCAGTTGCTTTGGGAGGGGTGTCACAAAATATATTGGAGATTGGCCGGAGTTACCAGCAGGCCCTGCAGGTAGTGAAACTGCAGGAAATGTTTCATGGAGACGATCATTTGCCCTTTTCTTATGATAATCTAGGGATTTATCGGTATCTTCCTTTATTAATGGAGAAAAACAAATCCGAGAAGTATGCGAATTGGAGATTGAAAAGGCTTATCAAATATGACAGAGAAAATCATACGGATCTGATTCGGACCCTGGAAGTTTTTTTGGATTCGGCAGGTCGGGTGAATGTTGCGGCAAACCGGCTGCATATTCACACCAATACCCTCAATTACCGGTTAAAGAGAATCAGTGAGATTGCCGATATTGATCTGGATGATGCCAATCAGAGAGTGGCGCTGTATTTGGATATTAAAATGGGAAAAGTGGATGATTCCCGGTAA
- a CDS encoding TFIIB-type zinc ribbon-containing protein, translated as MKCPICPDVKMREIEKDGVLIDICPECKGVWLDRGELDKLLQGVKEVREDFNQWYHGHHGHHGSHGHHKNHYGNPYYSSHKKRKKTVLDLLGDIFD; from the coding sequence ATGAAATGTCCGATCTGTCCAGACGTAAAAATGCGGGAAATAGAGAAAGACGGGGTACTGATTGATATTTGCCCTGAATGTAAAGGAGTTTGGCTCGACCGGGGTGAATTGGATAAATTGCTTCAGGGAGTCAAGGAAGTACGAGAAGACTTCAATCAATGGTATCATGGTCATCATGGTCATCATGGAAGCCATGGCCACCACAAGAATCATTATGGTAATCCATATTACTCTTCTCATAAAAAACGAAAGAAAACCGTTCTTGATCTTTTAGGTGATATTTTTGATTAA